The following are from one region of the Vibrio parahaemolyticus genome:
- a CDS encoding diacylglycerol kinase, whose protein sequence is MKPGKTGIRRVMDATGYSIKGLKAAWTHEAAFRQELVLTLVLSISAFFLPVTTLERVLMISSLLLILIVELINSAVEAVVDRVSDDWHELSGRAKDIGSAAVFVALFLALFVWASFLL, encoded by the coding sequence TTGAAGCCAGGTAAAACAGGAATTCGCCGAGTCATGGATGCGACCGGTTACTCAATTAAAGGACTAAAAGCCGCGTGGACTCATGAAGCCGCTTTCAGACAAGAACTCGTACTGACTTTGGTTCTTTCTATCAGCGCATTTTTTCTGCCAGTTACCACGCTTGAACGTGTATTGATGATCAGCAGTCTATTGCTGATTTTAATCGTCGAACTTATTAATTCCGCCGTAGAAGCGGTTGTCGACCGTGTCAGCGATGACTGGCATGAACTCAGTGGTCGAGCCAAAGACATTGGCTCTGCAGCAGTATTTGTTGCGCTATTTCTTGCCCTATTTGTTTGGGCGTCGTTCTTGCTTTAG
- a CDS encoding phosphoethanolamine transferase, whose product MKTIDSPKKGIPYVAFTVLLALYFALVVNIPIYKELIGIFSKLDEVKIGFIITIPIFFFAALNFLFNLFSWPWVGKPFFILLLVVSSLVSYAGYNYGTLFDSGMIANIVETDSSEASSYLSTYSVVWTTLMGVIPALIVFKVKLQPQRGQWLRFVLTKLVAMLASLAVIAVIAGLYYQDYASVGRNNSYLKKMIIPTQYVYSATSYVKENYLTTPQPYREIGTDAQQSPTALQQAQDKPTLLVFVVGETARTQNYQLNGYERETNPYTSQLDVISFKDVASCGTATAVSVPCMFSQLTRNQFDRKQADNQDNALDIMQRAGIDLLWKENDGGDKEVAHKIKKIEVDRKQQNALCNGQTCYDMALLSDFDQEVSNMNGNRVVAMHLIGSHGPTYFQRYPKEKAFFQPDCPRADIENCSVEEIVNTYDNTIRYTDFVLEQTINKLKTLEDKYNTALIYVSDHGESLGESGMFLHGMPYGLAPDFQKRVPLIMWMSPSFKQAKHINTDCLSKEAQNAGKYSHDNVFHSLLGIMDVKTQAYDGQLDIFKTCRTVS is encoded by the coding sequence ATGAAGACTATTGATTCTCCAAAGAAAGGTATCCCATACGTTGCCTTTACTGTTCTACTCGCGCTGTATTTCGCTCTCGTGGTGAACATCCCAATCTATAAAGAACTCATTGGGATTTTCTCTAAGTTAGACGAAGTCAAAATCGGTTTCATTATAACTATTCCGATTTTCTTTTTTGCCGCGCTTAATTTCTTATTCAACCTATTTAGCTGGCCATGGGTTGGAAAGCCGTTCTTTATCTTGCTGCTAGTGGTCTCTAGCTTAGTAAGCTACGCAGGCTATAACTACGGAACGCTGTTTGACTCTGGGATGATCGCCAACATCGTCGAGACCGACTCGAGTGAAGCAAGCTCTTATCTCAGCACGTATTCGGTCGTTTGGACGACGTTAATGGGTGTGATTCCTGCCCTGATTGTGTTCAAAGTAAAGCTGCAACCACAACGCGGACAATGGCTACGCTTTGTGCTTACAAAACTGGTCGCGATGCTCGCTTCGTTAGCAGTTATTGCCGTGATTGCGGGGTTGTACTATCAAGATTACGCATCTGTGGGTCGCAATAACAGCTACCTGAAAAAAATGATCATCCCAACGCAATATGTCTACAGCGCGACAAGTTACGTAAAAGAAAATTACTTAACTACGCCACAGCCATATCGTGAAATCGGTACTGATGCACAGCAATCTCCGACCGCTTTACAGCAAGCGCAGGACAAACCGACGTTACTCGTTTTTGTAGTAGGTGAAACCGCACGTACTCAAAACTATCAACTGAATGGTTACGAGCGTGAAACTAACCCCTACACTAGCCAATTAGATGTGATTTCTTTTAAAGATGTAGCGTCATGCGGCACTGCGACAGCAGTATCTGTACCATGCATGTTTTCTCAGTTAACGCGCAATCAATTTGACCGTAAACAAGCTGATAACCAAGACAACGCGTTAGATATCATGCAACGTGCAGGTATCGACCTACTGTGGAAAGAAAACGACGGTGGCGATAAAGAAGTCGCGCATAAGATCAAAAAAATCGAAGTAGACAGAAAGCAACAAAACGCACTGTGCAACGGTCAAACTTGTTACGACATGGCACTACTGAGTGACTTTGACCAAGAAGTGTCGAACATGAACGGTAACCGAGTTGTAGCCATGCATCTTATTGGCAGCCATGGCCCAACTTACTTCCAACGTTACCCGAAAGAGAAAGCATTTTTCCAACCGGATTGCCCACGTGCAGACATTGAAAACTGTAGCGTCGAAGAGATCGTAAATACCTACGACAATACCATTCGTTACACAGACTTTGTCTTGGAACAAACCATCAACAAACTTAAGACGTTAGAAGACAAATACAACACTGCGTTGATTTATGTTTCTGACCACGGTGAATCGCTTGGTGAAAGCGGCATGTTCTTACATGGCATGCCTTACGGACTTGCTCCGGATTTCCAAAAACGAGTACCGCTTATCATGTGGATGTCGCCAAGCTTTAAGCAAGCAAAACACATCAACACGGATTGCTTGTCCAAAGAAGCACAAAATGCAGGTAAGTACTCGCATGACAATGTGTTCCACTCTTTGCTTGGTATTATGGACGTAAAAACCCAAGCCTACGACGGCCAGTTAGATATCTTCAAAACCTGTCGAACCGTATCCTAA
- a CDS encoding Gfo/Idh/MocA family protein, whose amino-acid sequence MKIGIIGLGDIAQKAYLPVITQLPNVELVFCTRDAEALSSLTQQYRIKESCQDYRQLPAFGVDAVMIHAATHVHFQIAEYFLKQSIPTFVDKPLADSAQQVEQLYEIAAIANQPLYVGFNRRHIPLYNDYLPNVQKGDVANLKSLRWEKNRHNLPGEFRTFIFDDFIHALDSVNVVAKADLQDVYITHQFDGQQLARLDVQWQHGDTLLHASMNRHFGITNERVQACYANQAFEFDSFVEGKLWQDNQERKLNLKDWTPMLTSKGFHAMLFDWFKVVESGKLATSTVQRNIASHQLAEQICQRIEQAVHCN is encoded by the coding sequence ATGAAAATCGGTATTATTGGCTTAGGCGATATTGCGCAAAAGGCTTACCTTCCTGTCATTACTCAACTTCCTAATGTTGAGCTGGTCTTTTGTACCCGAGACGCCGAAGCCCTCTCTTCACTAACTCAGCAATATCGCATTAAGGAAAGCTGTCAGGACTACCGACAGCTTCCTGCGTTTGGTGTAGATGCGGTGATGATTCATGCCGCAACTCATGTTCACTTTCAAATCGCTGAATATTTTCTAAAACAAAGCATTCCTACTTTTGTCGACAAACCTCTGGCGGACAGTGCCCAACAGGTAGAGCAACTCTATGAGATTGCAGCTATCGCCAATCAACCACTTTATGTTGGCTTTAATCGCCGACACATTCCGCTCTACAACGACTATTTGCCAAACGTACAAAAAGGCGATGTCGCTAATTTGAAGTCACTGCGTTGGGAGAAAAATCGCCACAATCTGCCGGGAGAATTCCGAACGTTCATCTTTGACGATTTTATTCACGCGCTAGACAGCGTAAATGTTGTAGCAAAAGCCGATTTGCAAGACGTTTACATCACTCACCAATTTGACGGCCAACAACTCGCGCGTCTGGATGTGCAATGGCAACATGGTGATACCCTACTACACGCTTCAATGAATCGTCATTTTGGCATCACAAACGAACGCGTTCAGGCATGTTATGCCAACCAAGCATTTGAGTTTGATTCGTTTGTGGAAGGTAAATTGTGGCAGGACAATCAAGAACGTAAGTTGAACTTAAAAGATTGGACACCAATGCTCACGAGTAAAGGTTTTCACGCTATGCTATTCGATTGGTTTAAGGTTGTTGAATCAGGCAAGCTGGCTACAAGCACAGTGCAACGCAACATAGCGAGCCACCAGCTTGCAGAGCAGATCTGTCAACGCATAGAACAAGCCGTGCATTGCAATTAA
- a CDS encoding MFS transporter: MSIFRFPVLVWLGIGILIICLGIRQSFGIFMMPISHYFQTGREFFSFAIALQNLLFGVFQPFVGMASDRWGAKRIIILGAFSYALGLYLTSIAIEPTMMYLSLGILVGFGLSATSYVIVLGAVAKVVPAQHAAKAFGLTTAAGSFGMFAMIPGSQVLLSDFGWQGALQAFAVLCSFMVMFALFMRTAKPQAGTSANVQEDTQTLKEALKEAFSHRGYWLIHAGFFVCGFHVMFIATHLPSYLADKDLPASTAAMALAYVGIFNIFGSYFWGVMADRFNKRHVMSALYLIRTVVIGAFVTLPVTEHTAVIFGGAIGFCWLGTVPLTSGLVRQIFGARYLSTLYGLVFFTHQVGSFLGAWVGGRIYDYYGSYDPIWWSTVVLALLAALIHLPINDKPVSRLNLATA, translated from the coding sequence ATGAGTATTTTCCGATTTCCAGTTCTTGTTTGGCTTGGAATAGGGATTTTGATTATTTGTCTAGGGATCAGACAATCTTTCGGTATTTTTATGATGCCAATTTCACACTACTTTCAGACCGGGCGCGAGTTCTTTAGCTTTGCTATTGCCTTGCAAAACTTGTTGTTTGGCGTATTCCAACCTTTTGTCGGCATGGCGTCAGACCGTTGGGGCGCGAAGCGTATTATCATTTTAGGTGCCTTTTCTTACGCTTTAGGTCTTTACCTTACTTCTATCGCCATTGAGCCAACCATGATGTATCTATCACTTGGCATTTTGGTCGGTTTTGGTTTGAGCGCAACCAGCTACGTCATTGTGTTAGGGGCAGTAGCAAAGGTTGTCCCTGCACAACATGCAGCTAAAGCATTTGGTTTAACTACCGCTGCGGGATCGTTCGGTATGTTCGCCATGATCCCTGGATCACAAGTGCTTTTGAGTGATTTTGGCTGGCAAGGCGCACTTCAAGCATTCGCTGTACTGTGTAGCTTTATGGTGATGTTTGCTCTGTTCATGAGAACTGCTAAGCCACAAGCCGGTACCTCTGCAAATGTTCAGGAAGACACACAAACCCTAAAAGAAGCATTAAAAGAAGCTTTCTCTCACAGAGGTTATTGGCTGATCCACGCAGGTTTCTTTGTGTGCGGCTTTCACGTGATGTTTATTGCAACTCACTTACCAAGTTATCTGGCAGATAAAGATTTACCAGCCTCAACCGCCGCAATGGCACTGGCGTATGTTGGCATCTTCAACATTTTTGGTTCGTACTTCTGGGGGGTTATGGCGGACCGCTTCAATAAACGCCATGTTATGTCTGCGCTGTATTTAATCCGCACGGTAGTGATTGGTGCTTTTGTGACTCTACCTGTCACCGAGCACACCGCAGTCATCTTTGGTGGTGCAATCGGCTTCTGTTGGTTAGGCACCGTACCTCTCACGTCTGGATTAGTCCGCCAGATTTTTGGGGCCCGTTACCTATCAACGCTTTACGGCTTGGTATTCTTTACTCACCAAGTAGGAAGCTTCTTGGGAGCTTGGGTCGGTGGTCGCATCTACGATTACTACGGTTCATACGATCCAATCTGGTGGTCAACCGTCGTTCTGGCACTCCTCGCCGCTTTGATTCACTTACCGATCAATGACAAGCCAGTATCGCGCTTGAATTTGGCAACCGCCTAG
- a CDS encoding YccF domain-containing protein has product MRTLGNIIWFLFGGIFMGLLWWLFGILAFISIIGIPWGRACFVMGNFSFFPFGKEAISRDELTNEMDIGTSPLGVIGNVLWFVFAGLWLAIGHILSAAACFVTIIGIPFALQHLKLAVISLAPIGKTVVTSEEAAIARYNINR; this is encoded by the coding sequence ATGAGAACACTTGGCAACATCATCTGGTTTTTATTCGGTGGCATATTCATGGGATTGCTGTGGTGGCTATTCGGTATTCTTGCGTTCATCAGCATCATCGGGATTCCGTGGGGGCGAGCTTGTTTCGTCATGGGTAACTTTTCGTTTTTCCCATTCGGCAAAGAAGCCATTTCGCGTGATGAACTAACCAATGAAATGGATATTGGCACGAGTCCGCTAGGCGTCATCGGCAACGTACTTTGGTTTGTGTTTGCAGGTTTGTGGCTGGCAATCGGTCATATCCTATCCGCCGCAGCGTGTTTCGTTACCATTATTGGTATTCCGTTTGCACTTCAACACCTGAAACTGGCCGTAATTTCCCTCGCGCCTATCGGTAAAACTGTTGTAACGTCAGAAGAAGCGGCAATCGCTCGTTACAACATTAATCGTTAA
- a CDS encoding MarR family winged helix-turn-helix transcriptional regulator, with protein MSELEKLNQMLTEFYDKMSSWEQSVVKETGYSLAQVHTIEVLGGHGALRMKELAEKLGITTGTLTVQIEKLVNANLIERCPHPEDRRAIVVRLTSEGEKIHRHHNQLHLDLVRDLTRHIEPEQQSTFLSCLEKMNREF; from the coding sequence ATGAGCGAACTAGAAAAGTTGAATCAAATGCTGACCGAGTTCTATGACAAGATGTCTTCTTGGGAACAGTCAGTCGTAAAAGAAACCGGCTACTCTTTGGCCCAAGTTCATACCATTGAAGTTCTGGGCGGCCATGGTGCGCTGCGCATGAAAGAATTGGCGGAAAAGTTAGGCATCACGACCGGAACGTTAACGGTACAAATCGAAAAGTTAGTGAATGCGAACTTGATAGAACGTTGCCCTCATCCGGAAGATCGCCGTGCTATCGTTGTGAGGCTCACATCAGAAGGTGAGAAAATTCATCGTCATCATAACCAGTTGCACCTTGATCTTGTGCGTGATCTTACTCGTCACATTGAGCCAGAGCAGCAATCAACCTTTCTATCGTGTTTGGAAAAAATGAACCGGGAATTCTAG
- the dmeF gene encoding CDF family Co(II)/Ni(II) efflux transporter DmeF — protein MAIAQHTHDFVSHNHKGEKRTFYVLILTLVTMVVEIAAGTLFGSMALLADGWHMGTHAAAFCITLFAYRYAKQNANNERFSFGTGKVSVLGGFTSAIALGMVALMMMVESVHRLFNPESIQFNEAIMVAVIGLVVNLASMLLLHDHHHHDHSHDHDQSHGHSHEHHDHNLAAAYFHVLADTLTSLLAIVALIIGKFYGWIWLDAIMGIVGALVIGKWTLGLMKQTAPVLLDENINHEYLQAIRETLQPYADVLDLHVWKVSGHHYSAAIVLHNRSDKTLSEFKQLLSKFDKIHHLTLELQNS, from the coding sequence ATGGCAATAGCACAACACACGCACGATTTTGTTTCTCATAACCATAAAGGTGAAAAGCGAACTTTTTATGTTCTCATTCTGACGCTTGTCACTATGGTGGTTGAGATTGCTGCGGGCACGCTTTTTGGCTCTATGGCCTTACTCGCCGATGGATGGCACATGGGCACTCATGCAGCGGCATTTTGCATCACCTTGTTCGCTTATCGCTATGCTAAGCAAAATGCGAACAATGAGCGTTTTTCGTTTGGTACCGGGAAGGTCAGTGTTTTAGGTGGTTTTACGAGTGCGATTGCTTTGGGCATGGTGGCGCTAATGATGATGGTGGAATCCGTTCACCGTTTGTTTAACCCTGAGAGTATTCAATTCAACGAAGCGATTATGGTCGCAGTGATTGGTTTGGTGGTTAACTTAGCAAGTATGTTGCTACTGCATGATCACCATCATCATGACCACTCACACGATCATGACCAATCGCATGGACACTCGCACGAGCACCACGACCACAATCTTGCCGCCGCGTATTTTCATGTCTTGGCAGATACCTTAACGTCACTGTTGGCGATCGTCGCACTTATTATCGGTAAGTTTTACGGATGGATTTGGTTAGATGCCATTATGGGGATCGTTGGTGCTTTGGTGATTGGTAAGTGGACTCTCGGCTTGATGAAGCAAACTGCACCAGTCTTATTAGATGAGAACATTAATCACGAGTACCTACAGGCAATCAGAGAGACGCTTCAGCCATACGCAGACGTGCTGGATCTGCATGTTTGGAAGGTGAGCGGACATCATTACTCGGCTGCGATTGTGTTACATAATCGCAGTGATAAAACGTTGAGTGAATTTAAGCAATTATTGAGTAAGTTTGATAAGATTCATCACCTTACTCTAGAGTTACAAAATAGCTGA
- a CDS encoding patatin-like phospholipase family protein — MEHVGSRALIVEGGAMRGVFSCGILDHFLAADFSPFDSFWGVSAGASNLAAYLAKMPGRNLKIYLDYSLRNEFITPSQLIRGGDVMDLDWMWQVTLEELGIDKEVLAADPRPFFLVVTRQDTGQAEYLTPDVDMLAETMKASSALPVLYRNGVLLNDTRYVDGGVADALPIAEAIKRGATKIMVLRSQIASYRKPRSKFSAITKRMLKETPALIEPMLTRDVRYNQTLELINNPPPGVEIIQVCPPETFKLKRLSRSPEPLREAYELGIEAGKQAIERWNSV, encoded by the coding sequence ATGGAACATGTAGGTTCTCGTGCACTGATTGTTGAAGGCGGCGCAATGCGAGGGGTATTTTCTTGCGGAATACTCGACCATTTTTTAGCTGCGGACTTTTCTCCCTTCGACAGCTTTTGGGGTGTATCGGCTGGCGCAAGTAATCTTGCCGCTTATTTGGCAAAAATGCCGGGCAGAAACCTAAAAATCTATCTCGATTACAGCCTAAGAAATGAGTTCATCACCCCCAGCCAGCTCATACGCGGTGGTGATGTCATGGATTTAGATTGGATGTGGCAAGTGACACTTGAAGAGTTAGGCATTGATAAAGAAGTGCTCGCTGCTGATCCGCGTCCTTTTTTCCTTGTCGTCACTCGTCAAGATACTGGACAAGCAGAATACCTCACTCCGGACGTCGATATGTTAGCGGAGACCATGAAGGCCAGCAGCGCCCTGCCCGTACTCTATCGTAATGGCGTGCTCCTTAATGACACTCGATATGTGGATGGAGGCGTTGCAGATGCCCTGCCAATTGCCGAAGCCATCAAGAGAGGAGCGACGAAAATCATGGTCCTGCGCAGCCAGATCGCCAGTTACCGGAAACCAAGATCAAAGTTCAGTGCCATCACAAAACGTATGCTGAAGGAAACGCCAGCTCTGATTGAGCCTATGCTGACACGTGACGTTCGTTACAACCAAACATTGGAACTGATAAACAACCCACCACCAGGCGTTGAGATAATCCAAGTGTGCCCACCAGAAACGTTTAAGTTAAAACGCTTAAGCCGCTCACCAGAACCTTTGCGAGAAGCTTATGAACTGGGAATTGAGGCTGGCAAACAAGCCATAGAACGTTGGAATTCAGTGTAA
- the cspE gene encoding transcription antiterminator/RNA stability regulator CspE — protein MSAKVTGSVKWFNETKGFGFLSQDNGGQDVFVHFNAIVADGFKTLTEGQKVSFNVEQGKKGPQATEVTPL, from the coding sequence ATGTCTGCTAAAGTAACTGGTTCAGTAAAATGGTTCAACGAAACTAAAGGTTTTGGTTTCCTATCTCAAGACAACGGCGGCCAAGATGTATTCGTACACTTCAACGCTATCGTTGCTGACGGTTTCAAAACACTGACTGAAGGTCAGAAAGTAAGCTTCAACGTAGAGCAAGGTAAAAAAGGTCCTCAAGCGACTGAAGTTACTCCTCTATAA
- a CDS encoding PA3496 family putative envelope integrity protein, with the protein MARKSKKQIDKEKKESEENAAAVKQRTRRRIEDIMEQRAFDKMFDL; encoded by the coding sequence ATGGCTAGAAAAAGTAAAAAGCAAATTGATAAGGAAAAGAAAGAATCTGAGGAAAATGCTGCCGCTGTAAAACAACGAACGCGCCGCCGTATCGAAGATATTATGGAGCAAAGAGCGTTTGATAAAATGTTTGATCTTTAA
- a CDS encoding adenosine deaminase encodes MNAFIQGLPKVELHLHIEGSLEPELMFKLAKRNGIDIPYSSPSELREAYQFEDLQSFLDLYYQGANVLRTEQDFYDLTWEYLEHCKADNVIHTEIFFDPQTHTERGINFDTVLNGISRALTDGREKLGITSQIIACFLRHLSEESAMETLQSVLKHRDKIIGVGLDSSEKGHPPAKFLRVFQQAKEAGLLTVAHAGEEGPAQNITDAIEMLEVSRVDHGVRCVEDEALVGSLIETKMPLTVCPLSNIKLCVFDEMGQHNIVELLRKGVAVTINSDDPVYFGGYMTDNFLAVNQAHPMSKEELAKFTLNAIDASFIDNELKAQYRHQVEQYVAQHSSM; translated from the coding sequence ATGAACGCATTTATTCAAGGTCTTCCAAAAGTAGAGCTGCACTTACATATCGAAGGTTCACTCGAACCAGAACTCATGTTTAAACTTGCCAAGCGCAACGGCATAGATATTCCTTATTCCTCACCAAGCGAATTGAGAGAGGCATACCAATTTGAAGATCTGCAATCTTTTCTCGACCTCTATTATCAAGGCGCAAATGTTTTACGCACAGAGCAAGATTTTTATGACCTAACGTGGGAATACTTGGAGCATTGCAAAGCAGACAATGTGATTCATACCGAGATATTCTTCGACCCGCAAACTCACACTGAACGTGGCATTAACTTCGACACCGTACTCAACGGCATTTCTAGAGCGCTGACAGATGGCCGCGAAAAATTAGGCATCACATCGCAGATCATCGCTTGTTTCCTTCGTCATTTGTCAGAAGAAAGCGCGATGGAAACACTGCAATCTGTTTTAAAGCATCGCGATAAAATCATTGGAGTGGGGCTAGATTCATCAGAAAAAGGCCATCCACCAGCTAAGTTTTTACGTGTCTTCCAGCAAGCGAAAGAGGCAGGCTTACTTACCGTAGCACATGCCGGAGAAGAAGGACCTGCGCAAAATATTACCGACGCGATTGAAATGTTAGAAGTGAGCCGCGTTGATCACGGCGTTCGCTGCGTAGAAGATGAAGCTCTAGTGGGATCTCTAATTGAAACCAAAATGCCACTGACCGTTTGCCCGCTGTCTAACATCAAACTTTGCGTGTTTGATGAAATGGGACAACACAACATCGTAGAACTTCTGCGTAAAGGCGTAGCGGTAACCATTAACTCTGATGACCCCGTTTACTTTGGTGGCTACATGACCGATAACTTCCTTGCAGTGAATCAAGCACATCCAATGAGCAAAGAAGAACTGGCGAAATTCACGCTCAACGCTATCGATGCAAGCTTCATCGACAACGAGTTGAAGGCTCAATATCGTCATCAAGTCGAACAATATGTTGCACAACATTCATCGATGTAA
- a CDS encoding peroxiredoxin: MIQQGQALPSATVSELTADGMVNHDVTELFANKKVVLFAVPGAFTPTCSEAHLPGYVVLADQLKAKGVDLIACVAVNDAFVMNAWGEAQNASEILMLGDGDASFTKALGLEMDTGGFGGVRSQRYAMIIENGVVTTLNVEKPSEFEVSNAETILEAL, translated from the coding sequence ATGATTCAACAAGGCCAAGCACTACCTTCTGCAACCGTAAGTGAACTGACTGCCGATGGCATGGTCAACCACGATGTGACCGAACTGTTCGCGAACAAGAAAGTGGTGCTATTCGCGGTTCCTGGCGCATTCACTCCAACTTGCTCAGAAGCTCACCTACCAGGCTACGTAGTACTCGCAGATCAATTAAAAGCAAAAGGCGTTGATTTAATTGCTTGTGTGGCGGTGAACGATGCATTCGTAATGAACGCATGGGGTGAAGCTCAAAACGCTTCTGAGATTTTGATGCTAGGTGACGGTGATGCTAGCTTTACTAAAGCGCTAGGCTTGGAAATGGATACTGGCGGCTTTGGCGGCGTTCGCTCACAACGTTACGCGATGATCATTGAAAACGGCGTAGTAACAACACTTAACGTTGAAAAGCCAAGTGAATTTGAAGTAAGTAATGCAGAAACCATTCTTGAAGCACTTTAA
- a CDS encoding S1 family peptidase → MRKKSKLLFSLLLFSVPASAIVIGEDDVLPNQDDYMAEYSFMASIRASIFAEDHACGGTIVSSRWVLTAAHCLVASDSSLEDSTANKDVFTNYDVAKPKEISVTVGKADLDKVDISDIYKVTHVVIHPDYYPISSTTTNEAGLTVVQSTAYQNDLALLYVERDFPVEMVGALSLGNTDSDLELSKLVDPESEWDSGDPKPNVKVAGWGTGGDGDPLIGSSTTQFRETNVSYYPMSLCYERLESAEDLPLYIASPTDATKLCSLPTTSITRGDNIYGNGACEGDTGGPLLIVIDDKFYQVGIISASPIINSVCSSITLPTWYTNVSYFSNWIDSFITGTEPPELVVTKPDFLVNPNGEDQSDGSSDDGDTPTGEEDITDTSQCDNPSQINIGGEETDFGCNDGSSGGATGHAYLWAMLLLMWLRRKPFLKS, encoded by the coding sequence ATGAGGAAAAAGTCAAAGCTGTTATTTAGTTTGCTGCTATTTAGTGTGCCTGCATCAGCTATTGTCATAGGGGAAGACGATGTCCTTCCAAATCAAGATGATTATATGGCGGAATATTCTTTTATGGCCTCAATTAGAGCGAGTATTTTTGCAGAAGATCATGCTTGTGGTGGGACGATAGTAAGTAGCCGTTGGGTATTGACTGCCGCACATTGCTTAGTCGCATCAGATTCGAGTTTAGAAGATAGTACGGCCAACAAAGATGTCTTTACTAATTATGATGTGGCAAAGCCTAAAGAAATCTCAGTAACAGTTGGCAAAGCTGATTTGGATAAGGTTGATATTTCAGACATTTACAAAGTTACTCATGTAGTCATTCATCCCGATTATTATCCTATTAGTTCGACCACGACCAATGAAGCGGGACTGACGGTTGTACAGTCGACCGCTTATCAGAATGATCTCGCGTTATTGTATGTAGAAAGAGATTTTCCAGTTGAGATGGTAGGTGCTCTGTCGCTGGGGAATACAGACAGTGATTTAGAATTGTCGAAGTTGGTTGATCCTGAGAGTGAGTGGGACTCAGGGGATCCAAAGCCTAATGTAAAGGTCGCAGGTTGGGGAACAGGTGGCGATGGTGATCCTCTAATTGGATCTAGCACTACTCAATTTAGAGAGACGAATGTTTCCTATTACCCGATGTCGCTGTGTTACGAGCGTTTAGAATCTGCTGAAGATCTTCCTCTCTACATTGCTTCTCCTACTGATGCAACAAAGCTGTGTTCGTTGCCTACGACGAGCATTACACGAGGCGATAACATTTATGGAAATGGAGCGTGTGAAGGCGATACTGGCGGACCATTGTTAATAGTGATTGACGATAAGTTTTACCAAGTTGGGATTATTAGCGCGAGCCCTATTATAAACTCAGTGTGCAGCTCAATCACTTTGCCAACTTGGTATACCAATGTTTCTTACTTTAGTAATTGGATTGATTCATTTATTACAGGGACTGAACCTCCGGAACTGGTCGTTACTAAACCTGACTTTTTAGTCAATCCAAATGGGGAAGATCAAAGTGATGGAAGCAGTGACGATGGGGATACACCAACTGGCGAAGAAGATATAACCGATACAAGCCAATGTGATAATCCAAGCCAGATTAACATTGGTGGAGAGGAAACCGATTTTGGTTGCAACGATGGTAGTAGTGGTGGTGCTACTGGGCATGCTTATCTTTGGGCGATGTTGCTGCTTATGTGGCTTCGAAGAAAGCCATTTCTGAAGTCTTAA
- a CDS encoding SPOR domain-containing protein: protein MHKILSLTLIFSLMGCAMPHQPIDNGQCVGVMSSQDAYGYLNPNHYTMQVLALKKEKDVKEYIRYIDPKHPVWVNWKNSRGTRWYTVTAGDFKSKQEAYNALSSLPSHVKQSSPFVLTFAEMQRKQQTSVVRMR from the coding sequence GTGCACAAGATTTTATCTTTGACATTGATTTTTTCGCTCATGGGCTGCGCTATGCCTCATCAACCTATCGATAATGGGCAGTGTGTGGGTGTGATGTCGTCTCAAGATGCATACGGCTACCTGAATCCCAACCACTACACCATGCAGGTGCTAGCGCTGAAGAAAGAAAAAGATGTGAAAGAATACATTCGCTATATCGACCCTAAACACCCTGTATGGGTTAACTGGAAAAATAGCCGAGGTACACGTTGGTATACGGTGACAGCTGGTGATTTTAAATCGAAGCAAGAAGCCTACAATGCGCTTTCGTCGCTGCCAAGCCACGTGAAGCAGTCATCTCCGTTTGTACTGACTTTTGCAGAGATGCAACGTAAGCAACAAACTAGTGTCGTGAGAATGCGCTAA